One genomic window of Conger conger chromosome 7, fConCon1.1, whole genome shotgun sequence includes the following:
- the LOC133133029 gene encoding cell surface glycoprotein 1-like isoform X2, translated as MAAKVVKLVSVPAALGLASVRVYALSEEKTEELLTREELSIYAPPARQLRYVEEQPGLLQRGFGLVRVGLQPYVRAVKGACTAVKVGVVSVYQAGRGTYNFLRDPPPGFLPRVGVISVSGLAGLILARKGPRLKRIGVPLGLATVGTAVCYPTQTVGLLKVTGKKTYAATKWTSSSVASLWRPSPAKDAIAPSSTPEAVSAPVPEPEVSSAKPLPEVELTDPALPPVDEPLSLPPSEETPPLPAAEAEAAVIPAAPAPAEDLSPAEEPVLPPAPKPELATVVESAPTSPPEAVSTEESVPPPASEPAPEPVAEPTPEPAPETVAEPAPEPAPEPAPEPVTEPAPEPAPEPAPEPTPEPAPESVAEPAPEPATEPAPEPAPEPAPEPAPESAPESATEPAPEPAPEPVTEPAPAPEPAPESVAEPAPEAAPEPVAEPAPEPAPEPVTEPAPEPVTEPAPEPVTEPAPEPVTEPAPEPVTEPAPEHAPEPVTEPAPAPEPVAEPAPEPVTELAPEPVPEPTPEPVTEPAPAPEPEPVTEPAPAPESVTEPVPDSAPEPLTEPAPAPEPVTEPATEPVTEPTHEPVTEPAPAPESVPEPAPDSAPEPLTEPAPAPEHVAEPAPEPASEPFAESAPEPIAESAPEPTPEPVAELAPEPAPEPIAEPTPEPAQEPVTESAPQMETVTEVALAPVEEPASPEPQPDDAPLTPGNPSTEDLHQPALSAEETTPSPPAEEATAPSAETAPSAETTPPAPATVEEVAPPPLPLAGEAPLQSPEDPSLLPADSTSLEPVTGISRKLGFTPDPTLMDHGQASPEDADLYSTRG; from the exons ATGGCAGCCAAG GTGGTGAAGCTGGTTTCTGTCCCGGCAGCCCTGGGATTAGCGTCCGTTCGTGTCTATGCCTTAAGTGAAGAGAAGACTGAGGAACTGCTCACTCGGGaagag ctgtcCATATACGCACCCCCCGCCCGGCAGCTCCGTTATGTTGAGGAGCAGCCAGGCCTCCTGCAGAGGGGCTTCGGTCTGGTGCGGGTGGGACTGCAGCCGTACGTCCGGGCTGTTAAG GGAGCCTGCACAGCTGTCAAGGTCGGGGTTGTGAGTGTTTATCAGGCAGGACGGG GTACCTATAACTTTCTCAGAGACCCACCACCTGGCTTCCTTCCAAGGGTTGGCGTCATCTCAGTGTCAGGATTGGCTGGTCTGATTCTGGCAAGAAAAG ggCCGCGCCTGAAAAGGATAGGAGTGCCTCTGGGTTTGGCGACCGTGGGGACAGCCGTGTGCTACCCTACACAGACGGTGGGGCTGCTGAAG GTGACAGGAAAGAAGACGTACGCAGCCACAAAGTGGACCAGTTCAAGTGTCGCCTCCCTATGGAGACCCAGCCCAGCCAAAGATGCCATTGCCCCCTCAAGCACTCCTGAG GCAGTATCAGCCCCAGTCCCTGAACCTGAGGTGTCGTCTGCAAAGCCTCTTCCTGAGGTGGAGCTGACCGATCCAGCCCTGCCCCCTGTAGATGAGCCCTTATCTCTGCCTCCCTCAGAAGAAACTCCTCCGCTCCCTGCTGCAGAAGCTGAGGCTGCTGTTATCCCTGCTGCCCCAGCGCCTGCAGAGGACCTGTCCCCTGCAGAAGAGCCTGTTCTTCCTCCTGCCCCTAAACCTGAACTGGCCACCGTTGTAGAGTCTGCACCCACATCTCCACCTGAGGCAGTGTCCACAGAGGAGTCTGTTCCGCCGCCTGCCTCTGAACCTGCCCCTGAACCTGTCGCTGAACCTACCCCTGAACCTGCCCCTGAAACTGTCGCCGAACCTGCCCCTGAACCTGCCCCTGAACCTGCACCTGAGCCAGTCACTGAGCCTGCCCCTGAGCCTGCCCCTGAGCCTGCCCCTGAACCTACCCCTGAACCTGCCCCTGAATCTGTCGCCGAACCTGCCCCTGAGCCTGCCACTGAACCTGCCCCTGAGCCTGCCCCTGAACCTGCCCCTGAACCTGCCCCTGAATCTGCCCCTGAATCTGCCACTGAACCTGCCCCTGAACCTGCACCTGAGCCAGTAACTgaacctgcccctgcccctgaacCTGCCCCTGAATCTGTCGCCGAACCTGCCCCTGAAGCTGCCCCTGAGCCTGTTGCTGAACCTGCCCCTGAACCTGCCCCTGAACCAGTCACTGAACCTGCACCTGAGCCAGTCACTGAACCTGCCCCTGAACCTGTCACCGAACCTGCCCCTGAACCTGTCACCGAACCTGCCCCTGAACCTGTCACCGAACCTGCCCCTGAACATGCACCTGAGCCAGTAACTgaacctgcccctgcccctgaacCTGTCGCCGAACCTGCGCCTGAGCCAGTCACTGAACTTGCCCCTGAACCTGTCCCTGAACCGACACCTGAGCCAGTCACTgaacctgcccctgcccctgaacCTGAGCCAGTCACTGaacctgctcctgcccctgaaTCTGTCACTGAACCTGTCCCTGATTCTGCACCTGAGCCACTCACTGAACCTGCACCTGCCCCTGAACCTGTCACCGAACCTGCCACCGAGCCAGTCACTGAACCTACCCATGAACCTGTAACAgaacctgcccctgcccctgaaTCTGTCCCCGAACCTGCCCCTGATTCTGCACCTGAGCCACTCACTGAACCTGCACCTGCCCCTGAACATGTCGCCGAACCTGCCCCTGAACCTGCATCTGAGCCTTTTGCTGAATCTGCCCCTGAACCTATTGCTGAATCTGCCCCTGAACCTACCCCTGAACCTGTCGCCGAACTTGCCCCTGAACCTGCCCCCGAGCCCATTGCCGAACCTACCCCTGAACCTGCCCAAGAACCTGTCACTGAATCTGCCCCTCAAATGGAGACCGTCACAGAGGTGGCACTTGCTCCAGTAGAGGAGCCTGCATCACCAGAGCCACAGCCTGACGATGCCCCTCTAACTCCTGGAAACCCCTCCACAG AGGACTTACACcagcctgctctctctgcagaggaaaccacaccctctccccctgcagagGAGGCCACGGCCCCTTCAGCAGAGACGGCCCCTTCAGCAGAGACcacccctcctgctcctgccaccGTAGAGGAGGTGGCACCTCCACCCCTTCCTCTTGCTGGAGAAGCACCCCTGCAGTCCCCTGAGGATCCTTCCCTCTTGCCTGCCGATTCCACCTCCCTGGAGCCAGTCACGG GCATCTCGAGGAAGCTTGGCTTCACCCCTGACCCTACACTGATGGACCATGGACAGGCCAGCCCTGAAGACGCTGACCTTTACAGCACCCGTGGCTGA
- the LOC133133029 gene encoding cell surface glycoprotein 1-like isoform X3 has translation MAAKVVKLVSVPAALGLASVRVYALSEEKTEELLTREELSIYAPPARQLRYVEEQPGLLQRGFGLVRVGLQPYVRAVKGACTAVKVGVVSVYQAGRGTYNFLRDPPPGFLPRVGVISVSGLAGLILARKGPRLKRIGVPLGLATVGTAVCYPTQTVGLLKVTGKKTYAATKWTSSSVASLWRPSPAKDAIAPSSTPEAVSAPVPEPEVSSAKPLPEVELTDPALPPVDEPLSLPPSEETPPLPAAEAEAAVIPAAPAPAEDLSPAEEPVLPPAPKPELATVVESAPTSPPEAVSTEESVPPPASEPAPEPVAEPTPEPAPETVAEPAPEPAPEPAPEPVTEPAPEPAPEPAPEPTPEPAPESVAEPAPEPATEPAPEPAPEPAPEPAPESAPESATEPAPEPAPEPVTEPAPAPEPAPESVAEPAPEAAPEPVAEPAPEPAPEPVTEPAPEPVTEPAPEPVTEPAPEPVTEPAPEPVTEPAPEHAPEPVTEPAPAPEPVAEPAPEPVTELAPEPVPEPTPEPVTEPAPAPEPEPVTEPAPAPESVTEPVPDSAPEPLTEPAPAPEPVTEPATEPVTEPTHEPVTEPAPAPESVPEPAPDSAPEPLTEPAPAPEHVAEPAPEPASEPFAESAPEPIAESAPEPTPEPVAELAPEPAPEPIAEPTPEPAQEPVTESAPQMETVTEVALAPVEEPASPEPQPDDAPLTPGNPSTEETTPSPPAEEATAPSAETAPSAETTPPAPATVEEVAPPPLPLAGEAPLQSPEDPSLLPADSTSLEPVTGISRKLGFTPDPTLMDHGQASPEDADLYSTRG, from the exons ATGGCAGCCAAG GTGGTGAAGCTGGTTTCTGTCCCGGCAGCCCTGGGATTAGCGTCCGTTCGTGTCTATGCCTTAAGTGAAGAGAAGACTGAGGAACTGCTCACTCGGGaagag ctgtcCATATACGCACCCCCCGCCCGGCAGCTCCGTTATGTTGAGGAGCAGCCAGGCCTCCTGCAGAGGGGCTTCGGTCTGGTGCGGGTGGGACTGCAGCCGTACGTCCGGGCTGTTAAG GGAGCCTGCACAGCTGTCAAGGTCGGGGTTGTGAGTGTTTATCAGGCAGGACGGG GTACCTATAACTTTCTCAGAGACCCACCACCTGGCTTCCTTCCAAGGGTTGGCGTCATCTCAGTGTCAGGATTGGCTGGTCTGATTCTGGCAAGAAAAG ggCCGCGCCTGAAAAGGATAGGAGTGCCTCTGGGTTTGGCGACCGTGGGGACAGCCGTGTGCTACCCTACACAGACGGTGGGGCTGCTGAAG GTGACAGGAAAGAAGACGTACGCAGCCACAAAGTGGACCAGTTCAAGTGTCGCCTCCCTATGGAGACCCAGCCCAGCCAAAGATGCCATTGCCCCCTCAAGCACTCCTGAG GCAGTATCAGCCCCAGTCCCTGAACCTGAGGTGTCGTCTGCAAAGCCTCTTCCTGAGGTGGAGCTGACCGATCCAGCCCTGCCCCCTGTAGATGAGCCCTTATCTCTGCCTCCCTCAGAAGAAACTCCTCCGCTCCCTGCTGCAGAAGCTGAGGCTGCTGTTATCCCTGCTGCCCCAGCGCCTGCAGAGGACCTGTCCCCTGCAGAAGAGCCTGTTCTTCCTCCTGCCCCTAAACCTGAACTGGCCACCGTTGTAGAGTCTGCACCCACATCTCCACCTGAGGCAGTGTCCACAGAGGAGTCTGTTCCGCCGCCTGCCTCTGAACCTGCCCCTGAACCTGTCGCTGAACCTACCCCTGAACCTGCCCCTGAAACTGTCGCCGAACCTGCCCCTGAACCTGCCCCTGAACCTGCACCTGAGCCAGTCACTGAGCCTGCCCCTGAGCCTGCCCCTGAGCCTGCCCCTGAACCTACCCCTGAACCTGCCCCTGAATCTGTCGCCGAACCTGCCCCTGAGCCTGCCACTGAACCTGCCCCTGAGCCTGCCCCTGAACCTGCCCCTGAACCTGCCCCTGAATCTGCCCCTGAATCTGCCACTGAACCTGCCCCTGAACCTGCACCTGAGCCAGTAACTgaacctgcccctgcccctgaacCTGCCCCTGAATCTGTCGCCGAACCTGCCCCTGAAGCTGCCCCTGAGCCTGTTGCTGAACCTGCCCCTGAACCTGCCCCTGAACCAGTCACTGAACCTGCACCTGAGCCAGTCACTGAACCTGCCCCTGAACCTGTCACCGAACCTGCCCCTGAACCTGTCACCGAACCTGCCCCTGAACCTGTCACCGAACCTGCCCCTGAACATGCACCTGAGCCAGTAACTgaacctgcccctgcccctgaacCTGTCGCCGAACCTGCGCCTGAGCCAGTCACTGAACTTGCCCCTGAACCTGTCCCTGAACCGACACCTGAGCCAGTCACTgaacctgcccctgcccctgaacCTGAGCCAGTCACTGaacctgctcctgcccctgaaTCTGTCACTGAACCTGTCCCTGATTCTGCACCTGAGCCACTCACTGAACCTGCACCTGCCCCTGAACCTGTCACCGAACCTGCCACCGAGCCAGTCACTGAACCTACCCATGAACCTGTAACAgaacctgcccctgcccctgaaTCTGTCCCCGAACCTGCCCCTGATTCTGCACCTGAGCCACTCACTGAACCTGCACCTGCCCCTGAACATGTCGCCGAACCTGCCCCTGAACCTGCATCTGAGCCTTTTGCTGAATCTGCCCCTGAACCTATTGCTGAATCTGCCCCTGAACCTACCCCTGAACCTGTCGCCGAACTTGCCCCTGAACCTGCCCCCGAGCCCATTGCCGAACCTACCCCTGAACCTGCCCAAGAACCTGTCACTGAATCTGCCCCTCAAATGGAGACCGTCACAGAGGTGGCACTTGCTCCAGTAGAGGAGCCTGCATCACCAGAGCCACAGCCTGACGATGCCCCTCTAACTCCTGGAAACCCCTCCACAG aggaaaccacaccctctccccctgcagagGAGGCCACGGCCCCTTCAGCAGAGACGGCCCCTTCAGCAGAGACcacccctcctgctcctgccaccGTAGAGGAGGTGGCACCTCCACCCCTTCCTCTTGCTGGAGAAGCACCCCTGCAGTCCCCTGAGGATCCTTCCCTCTTGCCTGCCGATTCCACCTCCCTGGAGCCAGTCACGG GCATCTCGAGGAAGCTTGGCTTCACCCCTGACCCTACACTGATGGACCATGGACAGGCCAGCCCTGAAGACGCTGACCTTTACAGCACCCGTGGCTGA
- the LOC133133029 gene encoding cell surface glycoprotein 1-like isoform X1, with protein MAAKVVKLVSVPAALGLASVRVYALSEEKTEELLTREELSIYAPPARQLRYVEEQPGLLQRGFGLVRVGLQPYVRAVKGACTAVKVGVVSVYQAGRGTYNFLRDPPPGFLPRVGVISVSGLAGLILARKGPRLKRIGVPLGLATVGTAVCYPTQTVGLLKVTGKKTYAATKWTSSSVASLWRPSPAKDAIAPSSTPEAVSAPVPEPEVSSAKPLPEVELTDPALPPVDEPLSLPPSEETPPLPAAEAEAAVIPAAPAPAEDLSPAEEPVLPPAPKPELATVVESAPTSPPEAVSTEESVPPPASEPAPEPVAEPTPEPAPETVAEPAPEPAPEPAPEPVTEPAPEPAPEPAPEPTPEPAPESVAEPAPEPATEPAPEPAPEPAPEPAPESAPESATEPAPEPAPEPVTEPAPAPEPAPESVAEPAPEAAPEPVAEPAPEPAPEPVTEPAPEPVTEPAPEPVTEPAPEPVTEPAPEPVTEPAPEHAPEPVTEPAPAPEPVAEPAPEPVTELAPEPVPEPTPEPVTEPAPAPEPEPVTEPAPAPESVTEPVPDSAPEPLTEPAPAPEPVTEPATEPVTEPTHEPVTEPAPAPESVPEPAPDSAPEPLTEPAPAPEHVAEPAPEPASEPFAESAPEPIAESAPEPTPEPVAELAPEPAPEPIAEPTPEPAQEPVTESAPQMETVTEVALAPVEEPASPEPQPDDAPLTPGNPSTDATIPLPPAPAEDLHQPALSAEETTPSPPAEEATAPSAETAPSAETTPPAPATVEEVAPPPLPLAGEAPLQSPEDPSLLPADSTSLEPVTGISRKLGFTPDPTLMDHGQASPEDADLYSTRG; from the exons ATGGCAGCCAAG GTGGTGAAGCTGGTTTCTGTCCCGGCAGCCCTGGGATTAGCGTCCGTTCGTGTCTATGCCTTAAGTGAAGAGAAGACTGAGGAACTGCTCACTCGGGaagag ctgtcCATATACGCACCCCCCGCCCGGCAGCTCCGTTATGTTGAGGAGCAGCCAGGCCTCCTGCAGAGGGGCTTCGGTCTGGTGCGGGTGGGACTGCAGCCGTACGTCCGGGCTGTTAAG GGAGCCTGCACAGCTGTCAAGGTCGGGGTTGTGAGTGTTTATCAGGCAGGACGGG GTACCTATAACTTTCTCAGAGACCCACCACCTGGCTTCCTTCCAAGGGTTGGCGTCATCTCAGTGTCAGGATTGGCTGGTCTGATTCTGGCAAGAAAAG ggCCGCGCCTGAAAAGGATAGGAGTGCCTCTGGGTTTGGCGACCGTGGGGACAGCCGTGTGCTACCCTACACAGACGGTGGGGCTGCTGAAG GTGACAGGAAAGAAGACGTACGCAGCCACAAAGTGGACCAGTTCAAGTGTCGCCTCCCTATGGAGACCCAGCCCAGCCAAAGATGCCATTGCCCCCTCAAGCACTCCTGAG GCAGTATCAGCCCCAGTCCCTGAACCTGAGGTGTCGTCTGCAAAGCCTCTTCCTGAGGTGGAGCTGACCGATCCAGCCCTGCCCCCTGTAGATGAGCCCTTATCTCTGCCTCCCTCAGAAGAAACTCCTCCGCTCCCTGCTGCAGAAGCTGAGGCTGCTGTTATCCCTGCTGCCCCAGCGCCTGCAGAGGACCTGTCCCCTGCAGAAGAGCCTGTTCTTCCTCCTGCCCCTAAACCTGAACTGGCCACCGTTGTAGAGTCTGCACCCACATCTCCACCTGAGGCAGTGTCCACAGAGGAGTCTGTTCCGCCGCCTGCCTCTGAACCTGCCCCTGAACCTGTCGCTGAACCTACCCCTGAACCTGCCCCTGAAACTGTCGCCGAACCTGCCCCTGAACCTGCCCCTGAACCTGCACCTGAGCCAGTCACTGAGCCTGCCCCTGAGCCTGCCCCTGAGCCTGCCCCTGAACCTACCCCTGAACCTGCCCCTGAATCTGTCGCCGAACCTGCCCCTGAGCCTGCCACTGAACCTGCCCCTGAGCCTGCCCCTGAACCTGCCCCTGAACCTGCCCCTGAATCTGCCCCTGAATCTGCCACTGAACCTGCCCCTGAACCTGCACCTGAGCCAGTAACTgaacctgcccctgcccctgaacCTGCCCCTGAATCTGTCGCCGAACCTGCCCCTGAAGCTGCCCCTGAGCCTGTTGCTGAACCTGCCCCTGAACCTGCCCCTGAACCAGTCACTGAACCTGCACCTGAGCCAGTCACTGAACCTGCCCCTGAACCTGTCACCGAACCTGCCCCTGAACCTGTCACCGAACCTGCCCCTGAACCTGTCACCGAACCTGCCCCTGAACATGCACCTGAGCCAGTAACTgaacctgcccctgcccctgaacCTGTCGCCGAACCTGCGCCTGAGCCAGTCACTGAACTTGCCCCTGAACCTGTCCCTGAACCGACACCTGAGCCAGTCACTgaacctgcccctgcccctgaacCTGAGCCAGTCACTGaacctgctcctgcccctgaaTCTGTCACTGAACCTGTCCCTGATTCTGCACCTGAGCCACTCACTGAACCTGCACCTGCCCCTGAACCTGTCACCGAACCTGCCACCGAGCCAGTCACTGAACCTACCCATGAACCTGTAACAgaacctgcccctgcccctgaaTCTGTCCCCGAACCTGCCCCTGATTCTGCACCTGAGCCACTCACTGAACCTGCACCTGCCCCTGAACATGTCGCCGAACCTGCCCCTGAACCTGCATCTGAGCCTTTTGCTGAATCTGCCCCTGAACCTATTGCTGAATCTGCCCCTGAACCTACCCCTGAACCTGTCGCCGAACTTGCCCCTGAACCTGCCCCCGAGCCCATTGCCGAACCTACCCCTGAACCTGCCCAAGAACCTGTCACTGAATCTGCCCCTCAAATGGAGACCGTCACAGAGGTGGCACTTGCTCCAGTAGAGGAGCCTGCATCACCAGAGCCACAGCCTGACGATGCCCCTCTAACTCCTGGAAACCCCTCCACAG ACGCAACAATTCCTCTACCCCCTGCCCCTGCAGAGGACTTACACcagcctgctctctctgcagaggaaaccacaccctctccccctgcagagGAGGCCACGGCCCCTTCAGCAGAGACGGCCCCTTCAGCAGAGACcacccctcctgctcctgccaccGTAGAGGAGGTGGCACCTCCACCCCTTCCTCTTGCTGGAGAAGCACCCCTGCAGTCCCCTGAGGATCCTTCCCTCTTGCCTGCCGATTCCACCTCCCTGGAGCCAGTCACGG GCATCTCGAGGAAGCTTGGCTTCACCCCTGACCCTACACTGATGGACCATGGACAGGCCAGCCCTGAAGACGCTGACCTTTACAGCACCCGTGGCTGA